The stretch of DNA ACCAGCCTGACGCTAACCCATCAGTTCAGCGAGCACTGGGGAGCATGGCTCAGCCTGAGCTATGCCTGGCTGAACAAGAATGCCGCCAATAGCCCTATTGTGATGCGACGGGACGGCACAACGGGCACGCTCGCCGTCAATTATACTTTCTGACCGTTAACCTGATATCTGACAACATCATGATTGACTTGCAGAAATAAAGCACAGCTATGAAGATCGCACTTGTGATGACTTTCATTTTTGCGGCATTTTTTTCGCCCAGGTGTACCCATGACTTTAAAATGTGTTTTTATGCTAAACATGAATTTAATACCTGTAACATTTCATGCGTGAAAAAGATGAATGTGCAATGTCAAAATAGAACCATCCTGGCAAAGCACAAACACTGTCATTCACCGAAGATAACGCGGATCGATCGATATGTTTCTGCTCGCTACCTGCGTTATTTAATAAAATCACTTACCCACTAACTCTCGCATAGAAATGCTTGTCAACAATGAAGGATAACTACGTGAACCTTTCTGCAAAGGTAATAGAAACCATCTCATATTGGATTGACAATAATATTCACCGCCGATTGCGTATCGAAGATGTGGCCCGCTACTCGGGTTATTCCAAATGGCACTTTCAGAGAATATTTTTACATTATAAAGGCGAAAGCATAGGCCGGTACATCAGGAGCAGAAAGTTACAGCTTGCCGCGCAGGATCTCAAAAACACCAAAGAGCGGATCGTAGACATTTCAGTAAAGTACGGCTTTGATTCGCAGCAGAGTTTTAACCGACTTTTTACCCGAAGCTTCAAGATGTCT from Cedecea neteri encodes:
- a CDS encoding RamA family antibiotic efflux transcriptional regulator, which produces MNLSAKVIETISYWIDNNIHRRLRIEDVARYSGYSKWHFQRIFLHYKGESIGRYIRSRKLQLAAQDLKNTKERIVDISVKYGFDSQQSFNRLFTRSFKMSPGTYRKKKSL